A window from Salvia miltiorrhiza cultivar Shanhuang (shh) chromosome 2, IMPLAD_Smil_shh, whole genome shotgun sequence encodes these proteins:
- the LOC131010676 gene encoding uncharacterized protein LOC131010676 isoform X2 encodes MAKQPQYFFLEEWLRSIIDVSFNKNGSVQSSTSSAQALIQAWADLRDLLECQAFHARHLQALKILIGSQTALHVADPQAKLIISILSSQHLSLPQESYPLFFRLLYIWVRKSRQTSLVVESAIEVLSHIFSSKSCCGKSSLFFSDGILLLGALSFQTSASEKSKRLCLDLLCKLLEEEYRSIFLSNELASSALAGAGYALSSPVTGNFGRILDILFRIWGREGGPFGTSQGLMLLHVIEWVLSNSVNLHSVDIIEDVRELLENVKPAHSSVAVVMSAAGVLRTINRSGLSGFMRIKNSIEDRLEVVAKELVSAAKGFDHHLLHCIALALARSGSVSYRPSILTTLALALLTEAFPLQHVYDKILKFPEENWVSLHDEIKDHLSSFIFKEAGAITAVFCNQYAHANDDGRSLVESLVWDYCQAVYSWHRQATLLLMGRGYRQFISDVEKIAESAFLMVVVFALGVTKHRLDTRIDRDTQLQISVKILISFSCMEYFRRMRLPEYMDTIRAVIVSVQEDELACVTFIESMPSYRHLITYDGSSNQPEMEHLWSTDEVQTARIVFYMRVIPTCVDRLRATVFKNAVAPIMFLYMGHPNAKVARCTHSVFVAFVTSGKDLNQDERALLKEQLVFYYIQRSLEGYPRITPFDGMASGVAALVRNLPAGSPSIFYCISSLIQKATSLCKAVDDLDIDLWKNWEGELEPPKKVLDLLLRLLSLVDIQLNLVTTCRFYRI; translated from the exons ATGGCCAAACAACCCCAATATTTCTTCCTTGAAGAATGGTTGAGGAGCATCATTGATGTTAGCTTTAACAAGAATGGTTCAGTGCAATCCTCTACTTCGTCCGCTCAAGCACTAATCCAAGCTTGGGCTGACCTTAGAGACTTACTTGAGTGCCAGGCCTTCCATGCTCGACACCTTCAGGCTTTGAAGATTCTTATTGGTTCTCAAACTGCTCTTCATGTAGCAGATCCACAAGCAAAACTTATAATTTCCATTTTGTCTTCACAacatctctctcttccacaGGAATCTTATCCCCTATTCTTCAGGCTTCTATATATTTGGGTGAGAAAATCTAGGCAAACTTCTTTGGTTGTTGAATCAGCCATCGAAGTCCTGTCGCACATTTTCTCTAGCAAATCTTGTTGTGGAAAGAGCTCCCTTTTCTTCTCTGACGGGATCCTACTTCTTGGCGCCCTTTCTTTCCAAACTTCTGCATCTGAGAAGTCCAAAAGGCTTTGCTTGGACTTGCTTTGTAAGTTACTGGAAGAGGAGTACCGATCTATTTTCTTGTCCAATGAGCTAGCTTCCAGCGCTCTTGCAGGTGCTGGTTATGCTCTCTCTTCCCCTGTCACGGGAAATTTTGGAAGAATTCTAGATATTCTGTTCAGAATCTGGGGCCGAGAAGGCGGCCCCTTTGGCACTTCTCAGGGACTCATGCTCCTGCATGTGATCGAGTGGGTTCTATCGAATTCCGTAAACCTACATTCTGTGGATATTATTGAAGATGTAAGAGAGCTTTTAGAGAATGTCAAGCCAGCTCATTCTTCAGTTGCTGTAGTCATGTCTGCAGCTGGAGTGTTGAGGACTATAAATAGATCTGGATTGAGTGGCTTCATGCGCATAAAGAATTCGATAGAGGATCGTCTCGAGGTTGTGGCAAAAGAATTGGTTTCTGCCGCCAAAGGTTTTGACCATCATCTTCTGCACTGTATAGCACTAGCTTTGGCTCGAAGTGGTTCCGTCTCCTATAGGCCTTCAATTCTTACAACCCTTGCACTTGCGTTGTTGACCGAAGCATTCCCTTTGCAGCATGTCTATGATAAGATCCTTAAATTTCCTGAAGAAAATTGGGTATCACTGCATGATGAGATCAAAGACCATCTTAGTAGCTTCATTTTCAAGGAAGCAGGAGCTATAACTGCTGTTTTCTGCAATCAGTATGCACATGCAAATGACGATGGTAGAAGTTTGGTGGAGAGTCTTGTATGGGATTACTGCCAGGCAGTCTACTCATGGCATCGGCAGGCAACGTTGTTGCTTATGGGCCGGGGATATCGTCAGTTCATTAGCGACGTGGAGAAAATTGCTGAATCCGCTTTCCTTATGGTTGTGGTTTTTGCATTAGGAGTAACAAAACATAGGTTAGATACGAGAATAGACCGAGATACTCAGTTACAAATCTCGGTTAAAATATTGATTTCATTCTCATGCATGGAGTATTTCCGTAGAATGCGCTTGCCCGAGTATATGGATACAATCAGAGCTGTTATTGTAAGCGTTCAGGAAGATGAATTGGCATGTGTCACATTCATAGAGTCTATGCCTTCCTATCGTCATTTGATCACTTACGATG GTTCTTCTAACCAACCTGAAATGGAGCATCTGTGGTCCACCGATGAGGTTCAAACAGCTCGCATCGTATTCTATATGCGGGTTATACCTACTTGTGTTGATCGATTACGTGCCACTGTATTTAAGAATGCTGTGGCTCCCATTATGTTCCT ATATATGGGACATCCCAATGCAAAAGTTGCTAGATGTACACATTCAGTTTTCGTAGCTTTTGTAACTTCTGGAAAAGATCTTAATCAGGATGAAAGAGCTTTACTGAAAGAGCAACTTGTTTTTTATTACATCCAGAGATCATTAGAG GGTTATCCCAGGATTACTCCCTTTGACGGAATGGCTTCTGGAGTAGCTGCACTTGTTCGGAATCTTCCTGCTGGCAGTCCGTCTATATTTTATTGCATTAGTAGTCTCATTCAGAAAGCGACAAGCCTCTGCAAAGCAGTCGATGATCTCGACATTGATCTCTGGAAGAACTGGGAAGGTGAGTTGGAGCCTCCCAAGAAAGTGCTAGATCTTCTTTTACGACTACTTTCCCTGGTTGATATACAG TTAAATTTGGTGACTACTTGTAGGTTCTACCGGATTTAA
- the LOC131010678 gene encoding putative receptor protein kinase ZmPK1, with protein sequence MEVHLPKLVILTLIPIFLPLSSSSKTYTSLTQGSSLSSPHDVLVSSPMGIFTAGFYAVGDNAYCFSIWFTHAREANGNQTVVWMANRDQPVSGKHTKLSLLHSGSLILRDAGQLTVWTSGTASAAEVVVLKLHDNGDLVLRNEKNTSRVIWRSFDSPTHTLLPEQALTAKAELVSSRSLTNQSSGFYKLYFDNDNVLRLMYSGFEMTSVFWPVPWKNSWEAGRSTYNSSKTAVLDLYGRFSSTDDFKFNTSDLGVGPRRRMKLDVDGIVRVYSLNARRNTWEVTWQLPMQPCNIHGICGANSLCNYSPASGRRCSCLPRYKPKDSSDWSQGCVPDFDQTPCKNNASDDVFSRINHAEFYGYDIGFFQNQTLEQCKNRCLSYCECKGFQYKFDPDRGFYNCYPKTLLFNGYQSSGFEYWIYLRLPPASDETKLVQLQLQCTNPVVEIQRPYTRKNKHGWLRSLAWCVGALGALELVCVLLFLYKTRASGKKLREQGYFQVATGFTRFTYAELKKASRNFSEEIGRGGSGVVYKGVLSDNRVAAIKRLNEANQGEAEFLAEVSLIGRLNHANLIERWGYCAEGKHRLLVYEYLGNGCLTENLRSKKLDWRKKFEIAVGVAKGLAYLHEECLEWVLHCDVKPHNILLDENYQPKVADFGLSKQLKRSEVENLNVSTIRGTRGYMAPEWVYNLPITAKVDVYSYGIVVLEMVTGKIPNFDSDQNGGILERDEGGSSSVSNWIDQIVELGEYDVAGLENLIKVALQCAQENRNARPTMAQVVDMLLAH encoded by the coding sequence ATGGAAGTTCATCTTCCCAAACTTGTTATCCTAACTTTGATTCCAATATTCTTACCACTTTCATCCTCCTCCAAAACCTATACAAGTTTAACTCAAGGTTCATCCCTCTCTTCACCCCATGACGTGTTGGTCTCATCACCAATGGGCATTTTCACCGCCGGTTTTTACGCCGTCGGCGATAACGCCTACTGTTTTTCCATCTGGTTCACTCACGCTCGTGAGGCCAACGGAAATCAAACCGTGGTTTGGATGGCGAACCGGGACCAACCGGTGAGCGGCAAACACACGAAGCTGTCTCTCTTGCACTCCGGCAGCCTCATCCTCCGAGATGCCGGTCAGCTCACTGTGTGGACCAGCGGCACCGCATCCGCCGCCGAGGTGGTAGTGCTGAAGCTCCACGACAACGGCGATCTCGTTCTCCGCAATGAAAAAAACACCTCTCGTGTAATATGGCGAAGCTTCGATTCACCGACGCACACTCTTCTTCCCGAGCAAGCACTCACCGCGAAAGCGGAGCTGGTCTCATCGAGAAGCCTCACGAATCAATCCTCCGGCTTCTACAAGCTCTACTTCGACAACGACAACGTCCTTCGTCTCATGTACTCCGGATTTGAGATGACGAGCGTGTTCTGGCCGGTGCCGTGGAAAAACAGCTGGGAAGCAGGCCGATCCACCTACAACAGTAGCAAAACCGCCGTGCTTGATCTGTACGGCAGATTCTCCTCAACGGATGATTTCAAGTTTAATACGTCGGACTTGGGCGTGGGGCCTCGGAGAAGGATGAAGTTGGATGTTGATGGCATCGTTCGGGTTTACTCCTTAAACGCGCGCCGAAACACGTGGGAAGTTACCTGGCAACTCCCGATGCAGCCATGCAATATTCACGGCATCTGTGGTGCTAACAGTTTGTGCAATTACAGTCCTGCCTCGGGCCGCCGCTGCTCTTGCTTACCGCGCTACAAGCCTAAGGACAGCAGCGACTGGTCGCAGGGATGCGTGCCGGATTTTGATCAAACCCCGTGTAAGAATAACGCTAGCGATGACGTTTTCTCGCGTATTAACCACGCAGAGTTTTATGGTTACGACATTGGCTTCTTCCAGAACCAGACCTTGGAACAGTGCAAGAACCGCTGCTTGAGTTACTGCGAATGCAAAGGCTTCCAATACAAGTTCGATCCGGACAGAGGTTTTTACAACTGCTACCCCAAAACACTTTTGTTCAACGGATATCAATCATCAGGATTCGAATATTGGATATACCTTAGATTGCCTCCAGCATCAGATGAGACCAAGCTCGTCCAACTCCAACTCCAGTGCACCAACCCCGTCGTGGAAATCCAAAGACCATACACGAGGAAGAACAAACACGGTTGGTTGAGGTCATTGGCATGGTGCGTGGGTGCGCTTGGTGCGCTTGAGTTGGTGTGCGTGCTGCTATTCTTGTACAAGACGCGCGCAAGTGGTAAGAAGCTACGCGAGCAAGGTTACTTCCAGGTGGCCACAGGGTTCACGAGGTTCACATACGCCGAGCTGAAGAAGGCGTCGCGTAATTTCAGTGAAGAGATTGGGCGGGGAGGCAGCGGCGTGGTGTACAAAGGCGTGTTGTCGGATAACAGAGTAGCAGCAATCAAGCGCCTCAATGAAGCCAACCAAGGAGAAGCAGAGTTTCTTGCTGAAGTCAGCCTGATAGGGAGGTTGAACCATGCCAATTTGATCGAGCGTTGGGGCTATTGCGCAGAGGGGAAGCACAGATTACTTGTTTATGAGTACTTGGGGAATGGATGTTTAACAGAAAATCTAAGGTCCAAGAAACTGGATTGGAGAAAAAAGTTTGAAATAGCAGTAGGGGTTGCAAAAGGGTTGGCATATTTGCACGAAGAGTGCTTGGAGTGGGTTCTGCACTGCGACGTTAAGCCACATAATATACTTCTGGATGAGAATTACCAGCCAAAGGTGGCGGATTTCGGGTTGTCTAAACAGCTGAAGAGAAGTGAAGTTGAGAATTTGAATGTGTCGACGATACGTGGTACGAGAGGTTACATGGCGCCTGAATGGGTGTATAATTTACCCATAACTGCAAAGGTTGATGTGTATAGCTATGGGATCGTCGTGCTTGAAATGGTGACGGGAAAGATCCCTAATTTTGATAGTGatcaaaatggtggaatttTGGAGAGAGATGAAGGGGGGTCGTCGTCGGTTTCAAACTGGATTGACCAAATCGTGGAATTGGGTGAATATGATGTGGCTGGGTTGGAGAATCTAATAAAAGTGGCGTTGCAATGTGCACAAGAGAATAGAAATGCAAGGCCTACTATGGCACAGGTCGTCGATATGTTGCTTGCTCATTAG
- the LOC131009808 gene encoding uncharacterized protein LOC131009808 produces the protein MKSKASQQNRFLRIITVPVRALSKARDFYVRSLSDYADRMNYGNAMAIPVTAQVTALPRSFSVSSARSQVEQDLVRASSTRSMGDRAELESYIKEQMKMRVVGLSPQPQPQGMPPRSTSVAMGRIDEDKPCCYFGEDNTAFLTTKIPRSRSHAVSARRLPAF, from the coding sequence ATGAAATCGAAAGCGAGCCAGCAGAACCGGTTCCTGAGGATCATCACGGTTCCGGTTCGGGCCCTGAGCAAGGCCCGGGATTTCTACGTGAGGAGCCTGTCGGATTACGCGGACAGGATGAACTACGGGAACGCGATGGCGATCCCGGTGACCGCGCAGGTGACGGCCCTGCCGAGGAGCTTCAGCGTCAGCTCGGCCCGCTCCCAAGTGGAGCAGGATCTAGTTCGGGCCTCGTCGACCCGGAGCATGGGGGATCGGGCCGAGCTGGAGTCGTACATCAAGGAGCAGATGAAGATGAGGGTGGTGGGGCTCAGCCCGCAGCCGCAGCCGCAGGGGATGCCGCCGAGGAGCACCAGCGTCGCCATGGGGAGGATTGATGAAGACAAGCCGTGTTGCTATTTCGGTGAAGATAATACTGCTTTTCTTACTACTAAAATTCCAAGAAGCAGAAGCCATGCTGTCTCTGCAAGAAGATTGCCAgccttttga
- the LOC131010676 gene encoding uncharacterized protein LOC131010676 isoform X1 — MAKQPQYFFLEEWLRSIIDVSFNKNGSVQSSTSSAQALIQAWADLRDLLECQAFHARHLQALKILIGSQTALHVADPQAKLIISILSSQHLSLPQESYPLFFRLLYIWVRKSRQTSLVVESAIEVLSHIFSSKSCCGKSSLFFSDGILLLGALSFQTSASEKSKRLCLDLLCKLLEEEYRSIFLSNELASSALAGAGYALSSPVTGNFGRILDILFRIWGREGGPFGTSQGLMLLHVIEWVLSNSVNLHSVDIIEDVRELLENVKPAHSSVAVVMSAAGVLRTINRSGLSGFMRIKNSIEDRLEVVAKELVSAAKGFDHHLLHCIALALARSGSVSYRPSILTTLALALLTEAFPLQHVYDKILKFPEENWVSLHDEIKDHLSSFIFKEAGAITAVFCNQYAHANDDGRSLVESLVWDYCQAVYSWHRQATLLLMGRGYRQFISDVEKIAESAFLMVVVFALGVTKHRLDTRIDRDTQLQISVKILISFSCMEYFRRMRLPEYMDTIRAVIVSVQEDELACVTFIESMPSYRHLITYDGSSNQPEMEHLWSTDEVQTARIVFYMRVIPTCVDRLRATVFKNAVAPIMFLYMGHPNAKVARCTHSVFVAFVTSGKDLNQDERALLKEQLVFYYIQRSLEGYPRITPFDGMASGVAALVRNLPAGSPSIFYCISSLIQKATSLCKAVDDLDIDLWKNWEGELEPPKKVLDLLLRLLSLVDIQVLPDLMKLLAQLIVRLPLNGQNVLLNQLYQQIAESDDVIRKPALVSWVQSLSYLCSQGTHTERPELVGESASPRITDSISLNSISARL; from the exons ATGGCCAAACAACCCCAATATTTCTTCCTTGAAGAATGGTTGAGGAGCATCATTGATGTTAGCTTTAACAAGAATGGTTCAGTGCAATCCTCTACTTCGTCCGCTCAAGCACTAATCCAAGCTTGGGCTGACCTTAGAGACTTACTTGAGTGCCAGGCCTTCCATGCTCGACACCTTCAGGCTTTGAAGATTCTTATTGGTTCTCAAACTGCTCTTCATGTAGCAGATCCACAAGCAAAACTTATAATTTCCATTTTGTCTTCACAacatctctctcttccacaGGAATCTTATCCCCTATTCTTCAGGCTTCTATATATTTGGGTGAGAAAATCTAGGCAAACTTCTTTGGTTGTTGAATCAGCCATCGAAGTCCTGTCGCACATTTTCTCTAGCAAATCTTGTTGTGGAAAGAGCTCCCTTTTCTTCTCTGACGGGATCCTACTTCTTGGCGCCCTTTCTTTCCAAACTTCTGCATCTGAGAAGTCCAAAAGGCTTTGCTTGGACTTGCTTTGTAAGTTACTGGAAGAGGAGTACCGATCTATTTTCTTGTCCAATGAGCTAGCTTCCAGCGCTCTTGCAGGTGCTGGTTATGCTCTCTCTTCCCCTGTCACGGGAAATTTTGGAAGAATTCTAGATATTCTGTTCAGAATCTGGGGCCGAGAAGGCGGCCCCTTTGGCACTTCTCAGGGACTCATGCTCCTGCATGTGATCGAGTGGGTTCTATCGAATTCCGTAAACCTACATTCTGTGGATATTATTGAAGATGTAAGAGAGCTTTTAGAGAATGTCAAGCCAGCTCATTCTTCAGTTGCTGTAGTCATGTCTGCAGCTGGAGTGTTGAGGACTATAAATAGATCTGGATTGAGTGGCTTCATGCGCATAAAGAATTCGATAGAGGATCGTCTCGAGGTTGTGGCAAAAGAATTGGTTTCTGCCGCCAAAGGTTTTGACCATCATCTTCTGCACTGTATAGCACTAGCTTTGGCTCGAAGTGGTTCCGTCTCCTATAGGCCTTCAATTCTTACAACCCTTGCACTTGCGTTGTTGACCGAAGCATTCCCTTTGCAGCATGTCTATGATAAGATCCTTAAATTTCCTGAAGAAAATTGGGTATCACTGCATGATGAGATCAAAGACCATCTTAGTAGCTTCATTTTCAAGGAAGCAGGAGCTATAACTGCTGTTTTCTGCAATCAGTATGCACATGCAAATGACGATGGTAGAAGTTTGGTGGAGAGTCTTGTATGGGATTACTGCCAGGCAGTCTACTCATGGCATCGGCAGGCAACGTTGTTGCTTATGGGCCGGGGATATCGTCAGTTCATTAGCGACGTGGAGAAAATTGCTGAATCCGCTTTCCTTATGGTTGTGGTTTTTGCATTAGGAGTAACAAAACATAGGTTAGATACGAGAATAGACCGAGATACTCAGTTACAAATCTCGGTTAAAATATTGATTTCATTCTCATGCATGGAGTATTTCCGTAGAATGCGCTTGCCCGAGTATATGGATACAATCAGAGCTGTTATTGTAAGCGTTCAGGAAGATGAATTGGCATGTGTCACATTCATAGAGTCTATGCCTTCCTATCGTCATTTGATCACTTACGATG GTTCTTCTAACCAACCTGAAATGGAGCATCTGTGGTCCACCGATGAGGTTCAAACAGCTCGCATCGTATTCTATATGCGGGTTATACCTACTTGTGTTGATCGATTACGTGCCACTGTATTTAAGAATGCTGTGGCTCCCATTATGTTCCT ATATATGGGACATCCCAATGCAAAAGTTGCTAGATGTACACATTCAGTTTTCGTAGCTTTTGTAACTTCTGGAAAAGATCTTAATCAGGATGAAAGAGCTTTACTGAAAGAGCAACTTGTTTTTTATTACATCCAGAGATCATTAGAG GGTTATCCCAGGATTACTCCCTTTGACGGAATGGCTTCTGGAGTAGCTGCACTTGTTCGGAATCTTCCTGCTGGCAGTCCGTCTATATTTTATTGCATTAGTAGTCTCATTCAGAAAGCGACAAGCCTCTGCAAAGCAGTCGATGATCTCGACATTGATCTCTGGAAGAACTGGGAAGGTGAGTTGGAGCCTCCCAAGAAAGTGCTAGATCTTCTTTTACGACTACTTTCCCTGGTTGATATACAG GTTCTACCGGATTTAATGAAGTTACTGGCCCAGCTGATTGTCCGACTACCCTTGAATGGACAGAACGTGCTCCTTAATCAACTGTATCAGCAAATTGCAGAATCTGATGATGTTATACGGAAACCAGCTCTGGTTTCATGGGTGCAGTCTTTGTCTTACCTATGCTCTCAAGGTACACACACAGAAAGACCAGAGTTGGTCGGAGAATCTGCATCTCCTAGGATCACAGACTCGATTAGCCTGAATAGCATCAGTGCACGACTGTAG